GTTCCAGCCGAAGCCGATACCCACACTGAGGATTTTGGATCGGCGGCGCGGCCCTGCTGACGTGTGGCGATGGCAACCGGGGAGAGGTCGTTCATCCTTCGCTCCCTTCCGCTGCGGCCCATTCTTTGACCCGGGCAAGATGCTGGGTGTCGCCATAGCGCGGTGCCATGGCTGGATGCGGACGCGCGGCATAGGCCGTGGTCTTGTCATCAAACGCGGCAATGAGATTTTGCAGTCCCTCTAAAGCTGCAGCGCGCAATGCCTCTGCATCGTCGCCGGCGGAGCGGACTTCTCCGCCTGAGTCCCGACCGCTCAGCCGCCAGTAGGAGAGTTCTGAAGTGCTGCGTTCCGGAATACCTTTAAACCCGCCGGTCGCGGCAATCACGGCCTCCAAAGGCAGTTGAGGTGCGTAGCCTGCCGCCACTTCTTTGGCTGAGGACACAGAGCCGGTTTTATAGTCGATGATCGCCAATGTGCCATCAACCAGTTCGTCAATACGATCTGCCCGCGCCACGATTTCAAAGGGCCCGGCGGGACCTTGCACGATGAAGGAGCCCTTTACTTCCGCATGTGCGGTTTTAATGAGGGGGCGTCGCGCGGCTTCTTGAACGGCAAACCAATCGGCGATGCGTTCAAACCTGGGTCGCCAGAACGCCAGCAAGGCGGGGGCAAGTCCTTGAGCCCCAAAGGTCCGGTCTGCCAGTGCAGCGAGGGCAGCGCGAATGTCGGCGGGGATGTGAGTTGGATACGCTTCAATAAATTTTTGGAGTATGTCATGCACGATGGTGCCGTAATCCGCACGACCAGCATCCGCGTCGATGGGGTCTAAGGCGCGCAGTTTCAAGATATGGCGGGCGTAAATTTCATATGGGTCGCGCATCCAGGTCTCAATTTCCGTTACGCGCAGACGGCGTGGACGCGCTTCTAAGGGCGGGGCCGGCGCCGGAGCAGCACAGGCTTTGATCACAGCCGGACGGGTCAGGGTGGCGGCCCAGGGCAGCCAGGCAAAGCGGCCTGTGTTGCTTGGATCTTTAATCCCAGCCGCATCTAACACTTGATCAAACCGCCGCCACCAGCGCGAGGCAACGGTCGGTGTGCCATCGACTTTTAACGACCGCGTCATAATAACGTCTTTGGCCGCCAACGCTTGCGCGACGTCATGCGCCGCCTGGCCGATCCTCCGTTCCGGTTGAGGCAGTCCAAACGCTTTGCGCATAGGACGGCTCATCCATGGATCGGAGTCCGCGTCTCCGGGCCAGGTGCCTTCATTCAGGCCAGCGAGAATAATGACATCTGGGCGCAGCAGTCGCGCTTCTAGCGGCCCCAGAATGCTCAGGCGTGGATGGGTGCCATAGGGCGGTCTGACAACCTGCCCCACCATCAGAGCTTCCAGCAGACTCGGATAGGACGCGGGATCAATCTCGCCAAGGTCAGGCGCGGCTTCGTCCAGTTCGGCAATAAAGCCCGCCAGAACTTCGCCCGCCGGTCCGGCCCAGAGGCGCAACGGCCCTGCAATCTCATCGCTGGCGGCCAGGGTTTCTGCCCACTCCACATGGGCACGAAGCAACGTCCGCAAAGAGGCCGGCTCTCCGTGAAGAACGGCTTCAAATGCTGAAGCGCCGTCTTGAACCGCACGCAGCCAAGACTCCAGTTCGGGCGGAATGTTATGTTTGGTCAGCAAGGCGGCCCGCAGACCGGCGAACCCTTCGGGCGGGCGTGGACCCCGCAGCACGCACAGTTCAATGTCCCGGACCAGATCGCGGAATGGCGCTGGCGCCAATCCACCGGCGGCTAGGGGATGCTTCAGGGCAGATAAAAACGGGATCGGTGCACAGCGCTCCGCAATCATCGCAGCAGTCAAACGGAGAAACACACCGGGTGGCGTTTCGGCCAGCGGTTGTCCCGCCGAGTCATCGACAGCAAGATTTGGCCCCCAGCGTTCCAGTTCGGTCGACACCCGCCGCGCCAATGCGCGATCTGGCGTCACCAGCGCGCCGGTGCGGGTTTCATCTTCCGCCACCCAGCGCAGGATCAGTGCAATGGCCGCCGCTTCTTCGCGCGGTGTTGGGGCTTCAATGCGTTGCAAACCATCTGCCGCGTCAGCTGTGAGACCTGTCAACGTGCGCCATTGCTCACTGGTTTCCGGGGGACGCATGACTTCACTGATCAAGCGCTCGCGCTGATCTTCTTTGGCAGTTCTTGTTTCATCGGGCCAGACGGCAACGTCGCTCCGCTGGATGTTGAAATGCGCAAGCAATGATTTCAGAGTGTATTGCGGATGCGTTTCTTCAAGAGCATCCCAGGCGTCTTTCTCAAGGAGCTGATCCAGTCCAGGCAGGATAAGGCAGCCATTCGGCAGGGTTGCGATTATGGATAACAAATCGCGTGTGGCGGGTACGGTTCCTGTTGATCCAGCCGCGACGATCAGGCCGCGCGGTGGCGAGGACGCCCAAGCTGCCGCCTGTGCTGCAAACACTTGATTGCGGTGCTCTGCCGGATCAACGGTGCCACGTTCAGCCAGAATGTCAGGCCAATGCTGGGTGATCAGTTGCAGAAATGTCAGCGTGACCTGCCAGTGTTCCGCCAGCGAATCCGGCACCAAAGTTGAAAGTTTCTCAAAGCTGAGACGTTCCGTCTGCACCTGATCCAGCAGACGTCCCAGCTCCTCGGCCAGGCGCGCCGCTTGATCGGGTGTTTGCGGCTGATCCTCAGCTTTCGCCTGAGCCAGGATCAACCGTGTGAGTAGAATTTGCCGGGACACGGGCGCGATGGGCGGCGCGATGTCCAGCGGTCCTGACTCGCTCCCGCCAAACCCCGACAGCAAAGCTTCGTCTTCATCAATGTCTTGCAACGGCATCAGGCGGGGCAACAGCAGCGGTTTGCCCTCCGCCCGGCGCAAGAAGGCTTCGCGCAAAGACCGGCCTGCCCGGCGTGTGGGAACCAAAACGGTGATCTCGGCCAAGGCTAAGGGGTCATCCCCGGTTTCTGCCAGCAGGCCCTCGGCAAGGCTGTCAACGAAACCAGATGTGGCTTGAATACTCCACACGTGCTGACCGCCTTGAGCGGCGCTTGATAACCAACCTGGTTTTAAATCACTCACGGTGCGTTACCCGTGTTCACAAGGGCCTGTGCAGTGGGGTCAACGGCTTCGGGCG
This genomic stretch from Rhodospirillaceae bacterium harbors:
- the addB gene encoding double-strand break repair protein AddB gives rise to the protein MSDLKPGWLSSAAQGGQHVWSIQATSGFVDSLAEGLLAETGDDPLALAEITVLVPTRRAGRSLREAFLRRAEGKPLLLPRLMPLQDIDEDEALLSGFGGSESGPLDIAPPIAPVSRQILLTRLILAQAKAEDQPQTPDQAARLAEELGRLLDQVQTERLSFEKLSTLVPDSLAEHWQVTLTFLQLITQHWPDILAERGTVDPAEHRNQVFAAQAAAWASSPPRGLIVAAGSTGTVPATRDLLSIIATLPNGCLILPGLDQLLEKDAWDALEETHPQYTLKSLLAHFNIQRSDVAVWPDETRTAKEDQRERLISEVMRPPETSEQWRTLTGLTADAADGLQRIEAPTPREEAAAIALILRWVAEDETRTGALVTPDRALARRVSTELERWGPNLAVDDSAGQPLAETPPGVFLRLTAAMIAERCAPIPFLSALKHPLAAGGLAPAPFRDLVRDIELCVLRGPRPPEGFAGLRAALLTKHNIPPELESWLRAVQDGASAFEAVLHGEPASLRTLLRAHVEWAETLAASDEIAGPLRLWAGPAGEVLAGFIAELDEAAPDLGEIDPASYPSLLEALMVGQVVRPPYGTHPRLSILGPLEARLLRPDVIILAGLNEGTWPGDADSDPWMSRPMRKAFGLPQPERRIGQAAHDVAQALAAKDVIMTRSLKVDGTPTVASRWWRRFDQVLDAAGIKDPSNTGRFAWLPWAATLTRPAVIKACAAPAPAPPLEARPRRLRVTEIETWMRDPYEIYARHILKLRALDPIDADAGRADYGTIVHDILQKFIEAYPTHIPADIRAALAALADRTFGAQGLAPALLAFWRPRFERIADWFAVQEAARRPLIKTAHAEVKGSFIVQGPAGPFEIVARADRIDELVDGTLAIIDYKTGSVSSAKEVAAGYAPQLPLEAVIAATGGFKGIPERSTSELSYWRLSGRDSGGEVRSAGDDAEALRAAALEGLQNLIAAFDDKTTAYAARPHPAMAPRYGDTQHLARVKEWAAAEGSEG